A genome region from Scyliorhinus canicula chromosome 16, sScyCan1.1, whole genome shotgun sequence includes the following:
- the LOC119979658 gene encoding elastin-like: MVNGYLGLSSTGVMVNGYPGLSTTGVTVNGYPGLSSTGVMVNGYPGLSSTGLTVNGYPGLSSTGVTVNGYPGSSSTGVTVNGYWGLSSTGVMVNGYWGLSSTGVMVNGYPGLSSTGVMVNGYPGLSSTGVTVNGYPGLSSTGVMVNGYPGLSSTGVMVNGYPGLSSTGVTVNGYPGLSTTGLTVNGYPGLSSTGVTVNGYPGLSTTGVMVNGYPGSSCTGVMVNGYPGLSSTGVMVNGYPGLSSTGVMVNGYPGLSSTGLTVNEYPGLSTTGVTVNEYPGLSTTGVTVNGYWGLSSTGVTVNGYPGLSTTGVMVNGYPGLSTTGVTVNGYLGFI; encoded by the coding sequence ATGGTGAATGGATATCTGGGTTTATCTAGCACAGGAGTGATGGTGAATGGATATCCGGGTTTATCTACCACAGGAGTGACGGTGAATGGATATCCGGGTTTATCTAGTACAGGAGTGATGGTGAATGGATATCCGGGTTTATCTAGTACAGGACTGACGGTGAATGGATATCCGGGTTTATCTAGCACAGGAGTGACGGTGAATGGATATCCGGGTTCATCTAGTACAGGAGTGACGGTGAATGGATATTGGGGATTATCTAGCACAGGAGTGATGGTGAATGGATATTGGGGATTATCTAGCACAGGAGTGATGGTGAATGGATATCCGGGTTTATCTAGTACAGGAGTGATGGTGAATGGATATCCGGGTTTATCTAGTACAGGAGTGACGGTGAATGGATATCCGGGTTTATCTAGCACAGGAGTGATGGTGAATGGATATCCGGGTTTATCTAGTACAGGAGTGATGGTGAATGGATATCCGGGTTTATCTAGTACAGGAGTGACGGTGAATGGATATCCGGGTTTATCTACCACAGGCCTGACGGTGAATGGATATCCGGGTTTATCTAGCACAGGAGTGACGGTGAATGGATATCCGGGTTTATCTACCACAGGAGTGATGGTGAATGGATATCCGGGTTCATCTTGTACAGGAGTGATGGTGAATGGATATCCGGGTTTATCTAGCACAGGAGTGATGGTGAATGGATATCCGGGTTTATCTAGCACAGGAGTGATGGTGAATGGATATCCGGGTTTATCTAGTACAGGACTGACGGTGAATGAATATCCGGGTTTATCTACCACAGGAGTGACGGTGAATGAATATCCGGGTTTATCTACCACAGGAGTGACGGTGAATGGATATTGGGGATTATCTAGTACAGGAGTGACGGTGAATGGATATCCGGGTTTATCTACCACAGGAGTGATGGTGAATGGATATCCGGGTTTATCTACCACAGGAGTGACGGTGAATGGATATCTGGGGTTTATCTAG